A section of the Veillonella criceti genome encodes:
- a CDS encoding OPT family oligopeptide transporter, with product MAASGHHDEVRPIMDPNKNYEEINGYVIFWGLFFAALFALAVGYLCLKIGQTVDAFAPVSILSMGMAVLFKRKNAFPETVHIQAIASSGTNVLCGAMFILPALFILDIHHVTVLQMIIPIILGGLLGVFLCIFFRQYFCVEMHHAYPFPGGRAAAEVLSSNDGSKAKLMALSGLLGLFYDFVLNTLGWWREVFSTTTFKWGQLIQDKTKVSFALDSDIALLGLGYFTGLRYGAIIAAGSFFAWFVCIPLFYFIGGDHLMTVGGKEILLADAPVRTVFTTYVRHIGIGMLAMAGVIGLLTMSNVVSKIMKRAIVDMFSRGKTTTVNILRTERDLPNSLLGLGIILTTVLFGIFFHIYFAETLMQSILAFLIVLIMSFLLSVVGISSIAFTGNEPVSGMTIFMILISAVVLTSVGMGGTTGIIAILMMAAFLGTTIGVAGNFMSEHKVAYFTGATPAKMQTWQLVGVVVSSIVSVGVLILLNNAYGFVGDGALNAPQANAMAAIVEPLMTGGSAPWPLYIIGAVFAVLLWMVGVPPLAFALGSYLPMEINTPILLGGFISYLVKRSAKDEAEGEARVNEGGTIASGFVAGGAIGSLISAVLRIAGVDWFLEAWEQTPEATYLGIVIYLALCVLIYKVATRKRTA from the coding sequence ATGGCAGCTTCAGGACATCATGATGAAGTTCGGCCTATTATGGATCCCAACAAAAATTATGAAGAAATTAACGGATATGTTATTTTCTGGGGGTTATTCTTTGCTGCATTATTTGCATTAGCAGTAGGGTATTTATGCTTAAAAATTGGTCAAACCGTAGATGCCTTTGCACCAGTCTCTATTTTGTCTATGGGGATGGCCGTTTTATTTAAACGTAAAAATGCATTTCCTGAAACAGTACATATTCAGGCTATTGCAAGTTCTGGTACCAACGTGTTATGTGGTGCGATGTTTATTTTACCGGCCTTATTTATATTAGATATTCATCATGTAACGGTTTTACAAATGATTATACCTATTATACTTGGTGGTTTGCTAGGTGTATTTCTTTGTATTTTCTTCCGCCAATATTTCTGCGTAGAAATGCACCATGCATATCCTTTCCCTGGTGGTCGTGCCGCTGCTGAAGTATTGAGTAGTAATGATGGTAGCAAAGCAAAACTTATGGCTTTGAGTGGTCTATTAGGTTTGTTCTATGATTTTGTATTGAATACATTGGGATGGTGGCGTGAAGTATTTTCTACGACTACCTTTAAATGGGGTCAATTAATTCAGGATAAGACGAAAGTATCTTTTGCCTTAGATAGTGACATTGCTTTATTAGGGTTAGGCTATTTTACAGGTCTGCGGTATGGGGCCATTATTGCAGCAGGCTCTTTCTTTGCCTGGTTCGTATGTATTCCTTTGTTTTACTTCATTGGTGGCGATCATTTAATGACAGTAGGGGGCAAAGAAATTTTATTAGCTGATGCTCCAGTACGCACTGTTTTCACTACATATGTACGTCATATTGGTATTGGTATGTTAGCTATGGCCGGTGTGATTGGTTTACTAACTATGTCTAATGTGGTTAGCAAGATTATGAAACGTGCTATTGTAGATATGTTCTCCCGTGGTAAAACAACTACAGTTAATATTCTTCGTACAGAACGAGATTTACCAAACTCATTACTTGGTTTAGGTATTATTTTAACCACCGTTTTATTTGGTATTTTCTTCCATATTTACTTTGCTGAAACGTTGATGCAATCCATTTTGGCATTTTTGATTGTTTTAATTATGTCTTTCTTACTATCTGTCGTTGGGATTAGTTCTATCGCCTTTACTGGTAATGAACCTGTATCTGGTATGACCATTTTTATGATCCTCATTAGTGCGGTTGTGTTGACGAGTGTTGGCATGGGTGGTACTACAGGCATTATTGCTATTTTGATGATGGCAGCCTTTTTAGGGACAACGATTGGTGTTGCTGGTAACTTTATGTCAGAACATAAAGTAGCGTATTTCACTGGGGCTACACCAGCTAAAATGCAAACTTGGCAATTAGTTGGTGTTGTTGTGTCCAGTATCGTATCCGTAGGTGTTTTAATTCTTCTAAATAATGCCTATGGATTTGTTGGTGACGGTGCTTTAAATGCTCCACAAGCTAATGCGATGGCGGCGATTGTAGAACCACTTATGACCGGTGGGAGTGCTCCATGGCCTTTATATATTATTGGTGCTGTCTTTGCTGTTTTATTGTGGATGGTAGGAGTACCACCATTGGCGTTTGCGCTTGGTTCATATTTGCCAATGGAAATCAATACACCAATTTTACTTGGTGGCTTTATTTCGTATCTTGTAAAACGAAGTGCCAAAGATGAAGCTGAAGGTGAAGCTCGTGTTAATGAAGGTGGTACTATTGCTTCTGGCTTTGTAGCTGGTGGTGCTATTGGTAGCTTAATTAGTGCGGTTCTCCGTATTGCTGGTGTTGATTGGTTCTTA
- a CDS encoding gamma-glutamyl-gamma-aminobutyrate hydrolase family protein yields MKRPFIGISGSQLRDDHGSFVELQRSYVNQDYVRSIESQGGVPVIIPLTLDEEVIVETISRLDGLLLSGGHDIFPLNYGEEPLQGLEEVWPERDQFDFMLLKAAMEKEIPILAICRGHQIVNVYMGGTLYQDLKYDTNCTLKHVQNQTPSMAFHTVDIEADSKLAQLIGNTRWVTNSHHHQMVHRVGEGLKVTAVAKDGVVEGLEGTEYPWLVTCQFHPEMMINRSSEAKLLFKGFIEAASTVMG; encoded by the coding sequence ATGAAAAGACCTTTTATTGGGATTTCCGGTAGTCAGTTACGAGATGATCATGGTTCATTTGTTGAATTACAACGGTCTTATGTGAATCAAGATTATGTACGTTCTATTGAGTCACAAGGCGGGGTACCTGTTATTATTCCTTTAACATTAGATGAAGAGGTGATAGTTGAAACAATTTCACGATTGGATGGTTTACTGCTTTCTGGAGGTCATGATATCTTTCCTCTAAATTATGGGGAAGAACCGTTGCAAGGCTTAGAAGAAGTATGGCCAGAACGAGATCAATTTGATTTCATGCTTTTAAAGGCGGCTATGGAGAAAGAAATTCCTATTTTGGCAATTTGTCGAGGACATCAAATCGTCAATGTGTATATGGGTGGTACTTTATATCAGGATTTAAAGTATGATACAAATTGTACATTAAAACATGTACAAAATCAGACACCATCAATGGCGTTTCATACTGTTGATATTGAAGCTGATTCTAAATTAGCTCAATTGATTGGTAACACTCGTTGGGTAACTAATTCACATCATCATCAAATGGTACATCGAGTGGGTGAAGGATTAAAGGTGACTGCTGTGGCTAAAGATGGGGTTGTGGAAGGTTTGGAGGGCACAGAATATCCATGGCTTGTAACTTGTCAATTTCATCCAGAAATGATGATTAATCGATCTTCAGAGGCAAAACTATTGTTTAAGGGGTTTATTGAAGCTGCTAGCACTGTTATGGGCTAG
- a CDS encoding potassium channel family protein, translated as MKRKTIGIIGLGRFGGTLAKQVAALGHEVCGIDIDEKVVQKLTPFITHSIVADFSDEETIRSLHLQDFDVVVIAIGDDLKAKLLTAMVLKELQAPYVVAKASSDMESKLLERVGVDLVIFPEMNMADRLAQMLTREYIVDYFQLSQDIGLVEMNTPAFMVGHTLEELSLRSRYGINIVAIKRHKSVMVPPNPKEPLTEEDMLILIGRNEDITKLSQL; from the coding sequence ATGAAACGTAAAACAATAGGTATAATTGGACTTGGCCGGTTCGGAGGCACGTTAGCAAAGCAAGTGGCTGCTTTGGGGCATGAAGTATGTGGCATTGATATTGACGAAAAAGTGGTGCAAAAGTTAACGCCCTTTATTACGCATAGTATTGTAGCTGATTTTAGTGATGAAGAAACAATTCGTAGCTTACATTTGCAAGATTTTGATGTGGTAGTAATAGCCATTGGTGATGATTTGAAAGCGAAATTGTTAACAGCCATGGTTCTTAAGGAATTACAGGCTCCTTATGTAGTGGCTAAAGCGTCCAGTGATATGGAAAGTAAATTATTAGAACGAGTTGGTGTCGATTTAGTAATTTTCCCTGAAATGAATATGGCTGACCGATTAGCTCAGATGTTAACACGCGAATATATTGTGGATTATTTTCAGTTATCGCAAGATATTGGATTAGTAGAAATGAATACACCGGCCTTTATGGTAGGGCACACTTTAGAGGAATTGTCACTAAGAAGTCGGTATGGTATTAATATTGTAGCTATTAAACGGCATAAAAGTGTAATGGTGCCACCAAATCCAAAGGAACCACTTACTGAAGAGGATATGTTAATTCTTATTGGCCGCAATGAGGATATCACAAAACTAAGCCAACTTTAA
- a CDS encoding TrkH family potassium uptake protein: MWRESLMNNPQRMLALSFACLMLLGAVLLSLPIATNDGMSTSWIDALFIAVSCVSVTGLATVDTFQHWSVFGQTIMILLIQIGGLGTMTFTTFIFLILRRKVGLENKLLLQEDIGEDNISVHTVLKQIALLTFGVEFLGGIAYAIDLWPYLGSSAIYYGFYQAISTFCNAGFVFFDNNLPYELVGNWGFTLTTCSLIIIGGFGYMASFDIFKNYNRGFHSFALHTKVMLVGNGILVIVGMLAILGLEWNNTLQSMPLFTKLQGALFQAVTPRTAGIPTLNYADLHPITVFITVVFMFIGAGPNSTGGGIKISTMAVLWATSRSLFTNKRRVEIFERSLSQAIIYKACGIVFFSSMLVVLATFVLAGIEKFPFLDLLFEVTSAFATVGLTIGITSELSTISKLTLIVVMYTGRIGVLTLIGAFFLRRRHTTTAYFPEDNVLL, translated from the coding sequence ATGTGGCGCGAATCGTTGATGAATAATCCTCAGCGAATGTTAGCCCTTAGTTTTGCTTGTTTAATGCTTTTAGGGGCTGTTCTTTTGAGTTTACCTATAGCGACAAATGATGGTATGAGTACATCTTGGATTGATGCCTTATTTATAGCTGTGTCCTGTGTATCAGTAACAGGGCTAGCTACGGTTGATACCTTTCAACACTGGAGTGTATTTGGTCAAACAATCATGATTTTATTAATACAAATCGGTGGTTTGGGAACCATGACCTTTACTACTTTTATATTTTTAATTTTACGCAGAAAAGTGGGGTTAGAAAATAAATTACTGCTTCAAGAAGATATTGGAGAAGACAATATTTCAGTGCATACTGTGCTTAAGCAAATAGCACTATTAACATTTGGCGTTGAATTTTTAGGCGGCATTGCTTATGCCATTGATTTATGGCCGTATTTAGGAAGTAGTGCAATCTATTATGGGTTTTATCAAGCTATTTCTACATTCTGTAATGCTGGTTTTGTGTTTTTCGATAATAACTTACCATATGAGTTAGTAGGTAACTGGGGATTCACCTTAACTACGTGTAGCTTAATTATCATTGGTGGCTTTGGCTATATGGCTTCTTTTGATATTTTCAAAAACTATAACCGTGGTTTTCATAGCTTTGCTTTACATACTAAGGTAATGCTGGTTGGTAATGGTATTTTAGTGATTGTGGGAATGTTAGCCATTTTAGGGTTAGAGTGGAATAATACATTACAGTCAATGCCTCTATTTACTAAATTACAAGGTGCTTTATTTCAAGCAGTGACACCACGTACAGCGGGGATTCCTACGTTAAACTATGCAGACTTACATCCCATTACCGTTTTTATTACCGTAGTTTTTATGTTTATTGGTGCAGGGCCAAACTCGACAGGGGGCGGTATTAAAATAAGTACAATGGCTGTTTTATGGGCTACATCGAGGTCTTTATTTACAAATAAACGACGAGTTGAGATATTTGAAAGAAGTTTAAGTCAAGCTATTATTTATAAAGCCTGTGGCATCGTCTTCTTTTCTTCTATGTTAGTCGTGTTAGCCACTTTTGTACTCGCTGGGATTGAGAAATTTCCGTTTTTAGATTTGCTTTTTGAGGTAACATCTGCTTTTGCTACGGTAGGGCTTACTATTGGCATTACCTCTGAATTGTCTACGATTAGTAAATTAACGCTTATTGTAGTCATGTATACGGGGCGTATTGGTGTACTGACATTAATCGGGGCCTTTTTCTTGAGACGACGACATACAACAACAGCGTATTTTCCAGAAGACAATGTATTGTTATAG
- a CDS encoding nitrite reductase, with amino-acid sequence MKTSIILHSLFSEFSRDQLHAIMDLADEFDGKFRVVVTGIQIYDITKDAKEAIIKRLPEGVQPVKHAAVNSVVACRGTDGCSHAFMQTMPLAKYIDEKYFGETMPNKVRVGISGCPRCCAEPMIKDIGVYGMPDGFVLVVGGKSGNRPKGGEILAKGLSVEDTQAKIEFLLQWYKENAMPKEKFDHCLARLGNPFIVTE; translated from the coding sequence ATGAAAACATCGATTATTTTACATTCGCTATTTAGTGAATTTTCCCGTGATCAATTACATGCTATTATGGACTTGGCTGATGAATTTGATGGAAAATTCCGAGTAGTAGTAACTGGCATTCAAATTTATGATATTACTAAAGACGCGAAGGAAGCAATTATAAAACGGTTACCCGAAGGGGTTCAACCCGTGAAGCATGCTGCGGTCAATTCCGTAGTGGCTTGTCGCGGTACGGATGGATGTTCTCATGCATTTATGCAAACGATGCCGTTAGCGAAGTATATAGATGAGAAGTATTTTGGAGAAACGATGCCAAATAAAGTTCGTGTTGGTATTAGTGGTTGTCCTCGTTGTTGTGCAGAACCAATGATTAAAGATATTGGCGTATACGGCATGCCTGATGGATTTGTGCTAGTAGTTGGTGGTAAAAGTGGTAATCGACCTAAGGGTGGCGAAATTTTAGCCAAAGGTTTGTCTGTTGAAGATACCCAAGCAAAAATTGAATTTTTATTACAATGGTATAAAGAAAATGCTATGCCGAAAGAAAAATTTGACCATTGTTTAGCACGTTTAGGCAATCCGTTTATTGTAACTGAATAA
- a CDS encoding type II toxin-antitoxin system RelE family toxin — protein sequence MYSVEFTDSAIKELKKIDKSIAKVIKNWIVKNLVDTIDPRIHGKALTGNLKGIWRYRVGDYRLFAEIDDKVLKIFLFEVAHRREIYKKK from the coding sequence ATGTACAGTGTAGAGTTTACGGATAGTGCTATAAAAGAATTAAAAAAGATAGATAAATCTATAGCTAAAGTAATAAAAAATTGGATTGTTAAAAATTTAGTAGATACTATCGATCCAAGAATTCATGGAAAAGCATTAACAGGAAATTTAAAAGGAATTTGGCGTTATAGAGTTGGGGATTATCGTTTATTTGCTGAAATTGATGATAAAGTTCTGAAAATTTTTTTGTTTGAAGTGGCACATCGTCGAGAGATTTATAAAAAGAAGTAA
- the relB gene encoding type II toxin-antitoxin system RelB family antitoxin, whose amino-acid sequence MSTISLRLSEDENKLIRSYVEMNNLNLSSFIRDIVLDKIEDDLKLDEKRILKAKERAKQEKTYSHEEVWDMLGI is encoded by the coding sequence ATGAGTACTATTTCGTTACGATTGTCAGAAGATGAAAATAAATTAATTAGATCATATGTTGAAATGAATAATTTAAATTTATCGTCTTTTATTAGAGATATTGTGTTAGATAAAATTGAAGATGATTTAAAACTTGATGAAAAAAGAATTTTAAAAGCTAAAGAACGAGCAAAACAGGAAAAAACATATTCTCATGAAGAAGTTTGGGATATGTTAGGAATATAA
- a CDS encoding metallophosphoesterase family protein produces the protein MLYITGDLHGDKSTIRGYLDTLKETTKDDILIIAGDFGLPWWSPLTSYWKNYKDVKLLKLLADGPFTTCFIDGNHENFNQLAKYPLEEKWGGLVQNIEGCYHLMRGEIYTMETSRIFTFGGATSTDKEWRTPKLSWWPQEVCSEEERIHAIDKLNACNWEVDYVITHTAPKQFKSLYKKALSTKNEPCETADFLTEIYKKIIYKCWYFGHFHDDISDNNLKARLIYNDIVEMK, from the coding sequence ATGCTTTATATTACTGGTGATTTACATGGCGATAAATCAACAATACGTGGATATTTAGATACGTTAAAGGAAACCACAAAAGATGATATTTTAATAATTGCTGGTGATTTTGGTTTACCTTGGTGGAGTCCTTTAACTTCATATTGGAAAAATTATAAAGATGTTAAATTACTTAAATTGTTAGCTGATGGACCATTTACTACCTGTTTTATTGATGGCAACCATGAAAATTTTAACCAATTAGCAAAATATCCCCTTGAAGAAAAATGGGGTGGACTGGTACAAAACATAGAAGGGTGTTACCATTTGATGCGTGGTGAAATATATACGATGGAAACATCACGTATTTTTACATTTGGCGGCGCTACGAGTACAGATAAAGAGTGGCGTACGCCTAAACTATCTTGGTGGCCTCAAGAGGTATGCTCTGAAGAAGAGCGAATACATGCTATAGACAAGCTTAATGCATGTAATTGGGAAGTTGATTATGTAATAACTCATACAGCACCTAAACAATTTAAATCACTATATAAAAAAGCTTTATCTACTAAAAACGAACCTTGCGAAACGGCCGATTTTTTAACAGAGATATATAAAAAAATAATTTACAAATGCTGGTATTTTGGGCATTTTCATGATGATATAAGTGATAATAATTTAAAAGCTCGCTTGATATATAATGATATTGTAGAAATGAAATAA
- a CDS encoding DUF7695 domain-containing protein, with protein sequence MQKIFTNKIKCKFCGDVIESTFMHDYKTCSCQRVAVDGVHEYLRRCFVEEDDYIELSDYIE encoded by the coding sequence ATGCAAAAAATCTTCACTAATAAAATAAAATGCAAATTTTGTGGGGATGTTATTGAATCAACTTTTATGCATGATTATAAAACATGTAGTTGTCAACGTGTTGCTGTTGATGGTGTGCATGAATATTTACGTCGGTGTTTTGTTGAAGAAGATGACTACATTGAACTGTCTGATTATATAGAGTAG
- a CDS encoding metallophosphoesterase, whose translation MIYFTSDLHLGHANAIRLSKRPFQSLEEMNETIINNYNSVVHANDIVYILGDLTFRLPIEEANSIIKRLKGTKILIRGNHDKEYNTALFEDILDFTTFRYNHVVFSMIHYPMMEWLHSRHNRGINLHGHIHSDGSYNERNVANGILRYDVGVDSHNYYPISLDEIFEKFRPYLKI comes from the coding sequence ATGATATATTTTACAAGTGATTTACATTTAGGGCATGCTAATGCAATACGTTTAAGTAAAAGACCATTTCAATCACTTGAAGAAATGAATGAAACGATTATTAATAATTATAATTCTGTAGTACATGCTAATGATATAGTTTATATATTGGGTGATTTAACGTTCCGTTTACCTATTGAAGAAGCGAACTCTATAATTAAAAGATTAAAGGGAACTAAAATTCTTATTCGAGGAAATCATGATAAAGAGTATAATACGGCGTTGTTTGAGGATATCTTAGATTTTACGACTTTTCGTTATAATCATGTAGTTTTCTCGATGATACATTATCCTATGATGGAATGGCTACATTCTAGACATAATCGGGGAATAAATTTGCATGGACATATCCATTCTGATGGTTCTTATAATGAAAGAAATGTGGCTAACGGAATATTACGATACGATGTAGGTGTCGATAGTCATAATTATTATCCTATATCATTAGATGAAATTTTTGAAAAATTTCGACCTTATTTGAAGATTTAG
- the hemW gene encoding radical SAM family heme chaperone HemW, with product MNNTCRPSFATSNTRDMGVYLHIPFCRKKCSYCDFASYEGLEAYYDDYVTALCTEIKLWAKKYPESTSIPVQTIYFGGGTPTQLSIPQIEHILNVLYKHYPCNDVIEVSMEANPGEIDKSYLQDLKSLGVTRLSYGVQTFDDSLLTLLRRGHTSSMAKQAITDALSVGFQSVSGDLIYALPGQHLKDIETNVKTLVDLGVSHISIYGLQLEEGTNLHKQVEQGQLLLPSDDENEAMYDCMLDQLASYGFERYEISNFTNNQAYSHHNLRYWQYKEYLAFGAGAYSFYTDVRRNNEPYVVPYITRLRQELLPVVFEETISETRSVEDFCFLALRTKWGLSKLNFEQRFNQSLLTIFGNELEHLNKQGLLQQVNDSWCLTRDGAKHGNYVFSQFIR from the coding sequence ATGAATAACACATGCAGGCCCTCTTTTGCGACGTCAAATACACGGGATATGGGGGTATACCTTCATATCCCGTTTTGTCGTAAAAAATGTTCTTACTGTGATTTTGCTTCTTATGAAGGGTTAGAAGCCTATTATGATGATTATGTAACAGCTCTTTGTACTGAAATTAAATTATGGGCTAAAAAATATCCAGAAAGTACTTCAATACCAGTGCAAACTATATATTTTGGTGGTGGCACACCTACTCAGCTTTCTATACCTCAGATTGAACATATTTTAAATGTACTTTATAAGCATTATCCTTGTAATGATGTCATTGAAGTATCTATGGAAGCTAATCCAGGGGAAATAGATAAGTCATATTTGCAAGATTTAAAATCCTTAGGAGTTACTAGGCTTAGTTATGGTGTGCAAACTTTTGATGATAGTTTGTTAACTTTGTTACGTCGTGGACATACTTCAAGTATGGCAAAACAGGCGATTACAGATGCATTGTCAGTAGGATTTCAGTCAGTTAGTGGCGATTTAATTTACGCCTTACCAGGTCAGCACCTAAAAGATATTGAAACAAATGTTAAAACACTAGTTGATTTAGGTGTGAGTCATATTTCAATTTATGGCTTACAACTCGAAGAAGGTACTAATCTTCATAAACAAGTGGAGCAAGGTCAATTATTATTACCGAGTGATGATGAAAATGAAGCAATGTATGATTGTATGTTAGATCAATTAGCATCGTATGGTTTTGAACGGTATGAAATTTCTAATTTTACCAATAATCAAGCGTATAGCCATCATAATTTGCGGTATTGGCAATATAAAGAGTATTTGGCTTTTGGGGCAGGTGCGTACTCCTTTTATACCGATGTGCGACGTAATAATGAGCCATATGTAGTGCCTTATATTACTCGTTTACGGCAAGAGCTATTACCAGTAGTATTTGAAGAAACAATTAGTGAAACACGATCTGTGGAAGATTTTTGTTTCTTAGCATTAAGAACAAAATGGGGACTATCTAAATTAAATTTTGAACAACGATTTAACCAATCGTTGCTAACTATTTTTGGAAATGAATTAGAACACTTAAATAAACAGGGATTATTGCAACAAGTAAATGATTCTTGGTGTTTAACGCGAGATGGGGCGAAACATGGGAATTATGTGTTTAGTCAATTTATACGATAG
- the lepA gene encoding translation elongation factor 4: MSTDHIRNFCIIAHIDHGKSTLADRLIETTGTLTKREMEAQVLDSMDLERERGITIKAQSVRLLHTAKDGKQYTLNLIDTPGHVDFSYEVSRSLAACEGALLVVDAAQGVEAQTLANVYLALEHDLEIIPVINKIDLPSADVERVKKEIEDIIGLDASDAILASAKSGIGIQDILEAIVERIPAPPDKSDEPTRALIFDSRFDSYKGAIAYVRVKEGSIKKRDIIRMMHDNKDFEVTELGVFTPNLLPVDELTCGSVGCVAASIKNVGDCHVGDTITKAEAPAAEPLPGYRKAVSMVYCGLYPTDSKDYDNLRDALEKLNLNDAALEYEPETSIALGFGFRCGFLGLLHMDVIQERLEREYNLTLITTAPSVNYKVHKTNGEVLEIDNPAKLPPPTEIDYIEEPYVKATTIVPKDFVGAIMELSQDKRGEYQSMEYLDETRVSIVYHLPLGEIIYDYFDKLKSATKGYASLDYELIGYQTSPMVKMDILLNGEPVDALSIIVHKDRAAMRGRALAEKLKELIPRQMFEIPIQAAVGNKIVARETVKAWRKDVLAKCYGGDISRKRKLLEKQKEGKKRMKAVGSVEIPQEAFMAILKVDDK, encoded by the coding sequence ATGTCCACAGACCATATCCGCAATTTCTGTATTATTGCTCATATAGACCATGGCAAATCCACCTTGGCCGACCGTTTAATTGAAACAACGGGAACGCTCACTAAACGTGAGATGGAAGCCCAAGTATTGGACTCTATGGATTTAGAACGTGAACGTGGTATTACCATTAAAGCCCAATCAGTTCGTTTATTACATACGGCTAAAGATGGTAAACAATATACGTTAAATTTAATTGACACACCTGGTCATGTTGACTTTAGTTATGAAGTATCGCGCTCTTTAGCTGCTTGTGAAGGTGCTTTACTCGTAGTCGATGCTGCACAAGGGGTAGAAGCACAAACCTTGGCAAATGTGTATTTAGCGTTAGAACATGATTTAGAAATTATTCCTGTCATCAATAAAATTGACTTACCAAGTGCTGATGTAGAACGGGTAAAGAAAGAAATTGAGGATATTATCGGTCTTGATGCATCAGATGCTATTCTAGCCAGTGCTAAATCAGGAATAGGGATTCAAGATATTTTAGAAGCTATTGTAGAGCGAATTCCGGCACCCCCAGATAAATCGGATGAACCTACCCGTGCTTTGATTTTTGATTCTCGTTTTGATTCCTACAAAGGGGCTATTGCTTATGTTCGTGTAAAAGAAGGTTCGATTAAAAAACGTGATATTATTCGGATGATGCACGATAATAAAGACTTCGAAGTTACCGAACTTGGTGTATTTACGCCTAATTTACTACCGGTGGATGAATTAACTTGTGGTAGTGTTGGTTGCGTAGCAGCTAGTATTAAAAATGTAGGCGATTGCCATGTAGGTGATACCATTACTAAAGCAGAGGCACCAGCAGCAGAACCATTACCCGGTTATCGTAAAGCGGTGTCTATGGTATACTGCGGACTCTATCCAACAGATAGTAAAGACTATGATAATTTGCGAGATGCCTTAGAAAAGTTAAATCTCAATGATGCTGCGCTTGAATATGAACCTGAAACGTCTATTGCTTTGGGATTTGGCTTCCGTTGTGGTTTCCTTGGACTATTGCATATGGATGTCATTCAAGAGCGGTTAGAACGGGAATATAATTTAACGCTTATCACCACAGCACCAAGTGTTAACTACAAAGTGCATAAAACAAATGGTGAAGTCTTAGAAATTGATAATCCTGCTAAATTACCACCACCAACTGAAATTGATTACATTGAAGAGCCTTATGTAAAAGCGACTACTATTGTACCTAAAGATTTTGTGGGGGCAATTATGGAGTTATCACAGGATAAGCGCGGTGAATATCAATCCATGGAGTATTTGGATGAAACCCGTGTATCTATCGTATATCATTTGCCATTAGGCGAAATTATTTACGATTACTTTGATAAACTAAAATCCGCTACGAAAGGTTATGCTTCACTCGATTATGAATTGATTGGTTATCAAACATCCCCTATGGTTAAGATGGATATTCTTCTCAATGGGGAGCCAGTAGATGCTCTTAGTATTATTGTTCATAAAGATCGAGCTGCTATGCGTGGTCGTGCGTTGGCTGAGAAGTTAAAAGAGTTGATTCCTCGTCAAATGTTTGAAATTCCAATTCAAGCAGCGGTAGGTAATAAAATTGTTGCTCGTGAAACGGTGAAAGCATGGCGTAAAGACGTATTAGCCAAATGTTATGGTGGTGACATTAGCCGTAAACGTAAATTATTAGAAAAACAAAAAGAAGGTAAGAAGCGTATGAAGGCGGTAGGGAGTGTTGAAATTCCTCAAGAAGCATTCATGGCGATTCTTAAAGTTGATGATAAATAA